The following proteins come from a genomic window of Takifugu rubripes chromosome 11, fTakRub1.2, whole genome shotgun sequence:
- the LOC101080055 gene encoding P2Y purinoceptor 12-like: MEGNTTFPSLSANHSHTNNCSRDNVLKTVVFPVLYSVLFLLSLSLNAVAAWVFFSIPSKSHFIIYLKNIVIADIVMTLTFPFKVLSDSNMASTPLRVLVCRVSSVLFYLTMYISILFFGLISIDRCRKTLQPFKGTNSARLARRKLLSAAVWIFLLALCLPNVILTSKIPTSPYFKCSDLKTDAGLRWHEVVNHVCQVVFWGNLVTVIVCYTLITKELYRSYARTKSRITSTATCRAQDRGTARRPQQARSTMNANVFLVLAVFFVCFVPFHFARVPYTMSQTRGLLFDCKLKLFFFQLKESTLFLTSLNSLLDPLIYFFLCKSFRTSLFKALRLTPGTCGWLISSESDSISPMRNTSVCK; this comes from the exons ATGGAGGGAAACACCACTTTCCCCTCGCTCTCTGCCAATCACAGCCACACTAACAACTGCTCCCGCGACAACGTGCTGAAGACGGTGGTTTTTCCTGTTCTCTActctgtcctcttcctgctgaGCCTGTCCCTCAACGCTGTGGCTGCGTGGGTCTTCTTCAGCATCCCCTCCAAATCCCACTTCATCATATACCTGAAGAATATCGTCATCGCCGACATCGTCATGACGCTCACCTTCCCTTTCAAG gttctgtcTGACTCCAACATGGCTTCCACTCCGCTGCGCGTGCTGGTGTGTCGGGTCTCCTCTGTGCTCTTCTACCTCACCATGTACATCAGCATCCTCTTCTTTGGCCTGATCAGCATCGACCGCTGCAGGAAGACCCTCCAGCCCTTCAAAGGGACCAACTCGGCCCGTCTGGCCCGGCGTAAGCTCCTCTCAGCCGCCGTCTGGATCTTCCTACTAGCCCTGTGCCTGCCCAACGTGATCCTCACAAGCAAGATCCCAACCTCCCCCTATTTCAAATGCAGCGACCTGAAGACGGACGCCGGGCTGCGCTGGCACGAGGTGGTCAACCACGTGTGTCAGGTTGTTTTCTGGGGCAACCTGGTGACGGTGATTGTCTGCTACACCCTGATCACCAAAGAGCTGTACAGGTCTTACGCCCGAACTAAGTCCCGCATCACCAGTACAGCTACCTGTCGGGCTCAAGACAGAGGGACAGCCCGGCGCCCTCAGCAGGCCAGAAGTACGATGAACGCCAAtgtgttcctggtcctggcGGTGTTCTTCGTGTGCTTCGTCCCCTTTCACTTTGCCCGTGTGCCGTACACCATGAGCCAGACCCGAGGGCTCCTGTTTGACTGTAAACTTAAGCTTTTCTTCTTTCAGCTGAAGGAAAGCACACTTTTTCTGACCTCCTTAAACTCCCTCCTGGATCCCCTCATCTACTTTTTTCTGTGCAAGTCTTTCAGGACCTCTTTGTTCAAGGCCCTGCGGCTGACTCCTGGTACCTGCGGCTGGCTCATTAGCAGTGAGTCCGACAGCATCAGCCCTATGAGAAACACTTCTGTCTGCAAATGA
- the LOC101061048 gene encoding P2Y purinoceptor 13-like encodes MDNNGTRLLPNQTSASDPECRSFLYQQNIVPILYFLMFPVSLLLNGVAAWVSLHLKSTSTFMVYQKNIIAADVLMTLIMPIDATSEMTEHSKIILVLSCYVSPIFYSTQYTCITLLGLISLDRFFKIVMPGSLLLAQNLTFSKVLSGSVWVTLFCVTALPNMILSNKPIVNLEEITSCMHLKEAPGLEFHENIIIYLNGYFWLVSVVITVCYICIAKKVIQSYRNSGSKNNQGNQKIKLRVFLVVVVFFLSFGPYHLIRIPYTFMQVNSVADSYCTYVLSKFIKEFSLWFATTNICMNPLLYIFLCHEFKEKLMAMMEKLYVSWRLAPQCTSGQCRLKLV; translated from the exons ATGGACAATAATG GAACCAGGCTGCTACCCAACCAAACATCTGCCAGCGATCCTGAGTGCAGAAGTTTCCTTTACCAACAGAACATAGTCCCGATTCTCTACTTTTTGATGTTCCCCGTGTCACTGCTGCTGAACGGCGTGGCAGCCTGGGTCTCCCTGCACCTGAaatccacctccaccttcatgGTGTACCAGAAAAACATCATTGCCGCTGACGTGCTCATGACCCTGATCATGCCCATTGACGCGACCAGCGAAATGACCGAGCACTCCAAAATAATTCTGGTTCTGTCTTGCTACGTCAGTCCTATTTTCTACAGCACGCAGTACACCTGCATCACCCTGCTGGGGTTAATAAGTCTGGACCGCTTCTTTAAGATCGTGATGCCCGGGAGCCTGCTGCTCGCGCAGAACCTGACCTTTAGCAAAGTGCTGTCAGGCTCAGTCTGGGTAACACTCTTTTGTGTCACGGCTCTTCCCAATATGATTTTGAGCAACAAACCCATAGTTAATTTGGAAGAGATCACCTCGTGCATGCACCTGAAAGAGGCACCCGGACTGGAGTTCCACGAAAATATCATCATTTACCTAAACGGTTACTTCTGGCTTGTGAGCGTGGTCATCACTGTTTGCTACATCTGCATTGCAAAGAAAGTGATCCAGTCTTATCGGAACTcaggcagcaaaaacaaccaAGGGAACCAAAAGATCAAACTGCGTGTTTTCCTGGTGGTCGTCGTGTTTTTCCTGTCATTCGGCCCATACCACCTGATCAGGATACCCTACACCTTTATGCAGGTCAACTCCGTGGCAGACAGCTACTGCACCTATGTTCTCAGCAAATTCATTAAAGAGTTCAGCCTGTGGTTCGCCACCACCAACATCTGCATGAACCCGCTGCTCTACATCTTCCTGTGCCACGAGTTCAAGGAGAAGCTGATGGCTATGATGGAAAAGCTGTATGTGTCTTGGCGATTAGCCCCGCAGTGCACGTCAGGACAGTGTCGACTCAAATTGGTGTAG
- the LOC101061274 gene encoding P2Y purinoceptor 13-like isoform X1: MKPVAPVQKNITILINLLCGENCVKKLWREERAPQRRQPAQARETEGLEDWHRVGQTTVGQQEQEERAEGRKEGGKEGGLFTQRKPGNFTGIVTRHSHNSSRSVTVESRGAQKMNRTVSNASVKCVRDAGLAAVIFPCLYSVLFVVALILNSLAAWVFFKIPNSSTFVVFLKNVVVADMLMTLTIPVRVISDAGMGSWQLRAFHCRYSAVLFYMTMYISILLMGAISLDRYLKIVRPFGKCALQQVRVGQILSGAIWVVMLSLALPNVLLSNQPMQAHNDKCTAMKSAAGMAWHEGFSYFCQVIFWGTLALMTVCYTLISKKVYESYKSSKSSSQAASRKTKAKVFIVLAVFSVCFAPYHFTRVPYTLSQTGSMVSDCWTQNALYVTKKTTLWLSAANVCLDPLIYVFLCGMFRKRLAAALCRRSVPSSATESRVETCSQVEMSQMVQSVGDPPEAVCKTV; the protein is encoded by the exons ATGAAGCCAGTGGCACCAGTTCAGAAGAACATCACAATTCTCATTAATCTGCTCTGTGGTGAGAACTGTGTGAAAAAGCTGTGGAGGGAGGAGCGTGCCCCTCAAAGGAGACAGCCAGCACAGgcaagagagacagagggactggAGGACTGGCACAGGGTAGGACAAACAACTGTTggacaacaggaacaggaagagagggcggaaggaaggaaggaaggagggaaggaaggaggtcTTTTCACCCAAAGGAAGCCTGGAAATTTCACTGGGATTGTGACCAGACATTCGCACAATAGTTCCAGA TCAGTCACAGTTGAAAGCAGAGGAG CCCAGAAGATGAACCGCACCGTTTCCAACGCCTCTGTCAAGTGTGTTCGGGACGCCGGCCTGGCGGCCGTGATTTTCCCTTGTCTGTACAGCGTCCTGTTCGTGGTGGCGCTGATCCTGAATTCCCTCGCTGCCTGGGTCTTCTTCAAGATTCCCAACAGCTCAACCTTTGTGGTCTTTCTAAAAAATGTG GTGGTGGCTGACATGTTGATGACTCTGACCATCCCTGTGAGGGTGATCAGTGACGCGGGCATGGGCTCGTGGCAACTCCGCGCCTTCCATTGCCGCTACTCAGCAGTCCTCTTCTACATGACCATGTACATCAGCATCCTCCTGATGGGCGCCATCAGCCTCGACCGCTACCTGAAAATAGTTCGGCCGTTCGGGAAGTGTGCCCTGCAGCAGGTTCGAGTGGGGCAGATCTTGAGCGGGGCCATCTGGGTGGTGATGCTGTCGCTGGCGCTTCCCAACGTCCTGCTGAGCAATCAGCCAATGCAGGCGCACAACGACAAGTGCACCGCCATGAAGAGCGCCGCCGGCATGGCCTGGCACGAAGGATTCAGCTACTTTTGTCAG GTGATTTTCTGGGGGACCTTGGCTTTGATGACAGTGTGCTACACTTTGATCAGCAAAAAGGTCTATGAGTCATACAAATCTTCAAAGAGCAGTTCTCAGGCTGCCAGTCGCAAGACCAAAGCCAAGGTGTTCATAGTGCTGGCAGTTTTTTCTGTCTGCTTTGCCCCTTATCACTTCACCCGGGTACCTTACACCCTGTCGCAAACCGGCAGCATGGTGAGCGACTGCTGGACTCAGAATGCTCTCTATGTCACCAAGAAGACCACACtatggctgtcagcagctaatGTGTGTCTGGATCCTCTTATCTATGTCTTCCTGTGCGGGATGTTCAGAAAAAGACTCGCAGCCGCGCTGTGCCGCAGGTCTGTCCCCAGCAGTGCCACCGAATCTCGCGTGGAGACCTGTTCTCAGGTAGAGATGTCGCAGATGGTCCAGAGTGTGGGTGATCCACCCGAGGCGGTCTGCAAAACAGTCTGA
- the LOC101061274 gene encoding P2Y purinoceptor 13-like isoform X2 → MKPVAPVQKNITILINLLCGENCVKKLWREERAPQRRQPAQARETEGLEDWHRVGQTTVGQQEQEERAEGRKEGGKEGGLFTQRKPGNFTGIVTRHSHNSSRSQSQLKAEEKMNRTVSNASVKCVRDAGLAAVIFPCLYSVLFVVALILNSLAAWVFFKIPNSSTFVVFLKNVVVADMLMTLTIPVRVISDAGMGSWQLRAFHCRYSAVLFYMTMYISILLMGAISLDRYLKIVRPFGKCALQQVRVGQILSGAIWVVMLSLALPNVLLSNQPMQAHNDKCTAMKSAAGMAWHEGFSYFCQVIFWGTLALMTVCYTLISKKVYESYKSSKSSSQAASRKTKAKVFIVLAVFSVCFAPYHFTRVPYTLSQTGSMVSDCWTQNALYVTKKTTLWLSAANVCLDPLIYVFLCGMFRKRLAAALCRRSVPSSATESRVETCSQVEMSQMVQSVGDPPEAVCKTV, encoded by the exons ATGAAGCCAGTGGCACCAGTTCAGAAGAACATCACAATTCTCATTAATCTGCTCTGTGGTGAGAACTGTGTGAAAAAGCTGTGGAGGGAGGAGCGTGCCCCTCAAAGGAGACAGCCAGCACAGgcaagagagacagagggactggAGGACTGGCACAGGGTAGGACAAACAACTGTTggacaacaggaacaggaagagagggcggaaggaaggaaggaaggagggaaggaaggaggtcTTTTCACCCAAAGGAAGCCTGGAAATTTCACTGGGATTGTGACCAGACATTCGCACAATAGTTCCAGA AGTCAGTCACAGTTGAAAGCAGAGGAG AAGATGAACCGCACCGTTTCCAACGCCTCTGTCAAGTGTGTTCGGGACGCCGGCCTGGCGGCCGTGATTTTCCCTTGTCTGTACAGCGTCCTGTTCGTGGTGGCGCTGATCCTGAATTCCCTCGCTGCCTGGGTCTTCTTCAAGATTCCCAACAGCTCAACCTTTGTGGTCTTTCTAAAAAATGTG GTGGTGGCTGACATGTTGATGACTCTGACCATCCCTGTGAGGGTGATCAGTGACGCGGGCATGGGCTCGTGGCAACTCCGCGCCTTCCATTGCCGCTACTCAGCAGTCCTCTTCTACATGACCATGTACATCAGCATCCTCCTGATGGGCGCCATCAGCCTCGACCGCTACCTGAAAATAGTTCGGCCGTTCGGGAAGTGTGCCCTGCAGCAGGTTCGAGTGGGGCAGATCTTGAGCGGGGCCATCTGGGTGGTGATGCTGTCGCTGGCGCTTCCCAACGTCCTGCTGAGCAATCAGCCAATGCAGGCGCACAACGACAAGTGCACCGCCATGAAGAGCGCCGCCGGCATGGCCTGGCACGAAGGATTCAGCTACTTTTGTCAG GTGATTTTCTGGGGGACCTTGGCTTTGATGACAGTGTGCTACACTTTGATCAGCAAAAAGGTCTATGAGTCATACAAATCTTCAAAGAGCAGTTCTCAGGCTGCCAGTCGCAAGACCAAAGCCAAGGTGTTCATAGTGCTGGCAGTTTTTTCTGTCTGCTTTGCCCCTTATCACTTCACCCGGGTACCTTACACCCTGTCGCAAACCGGCAGCATGGTGAGCGACTGCTGGACTCAGAATGCTCTCTATGTCACCAAGAAGACCACACtatggctgtcagcagctaatGTGTGTCTGGATCCTCTTATCTATGTCTTCCTGTGCGGGATGTTCAGAAAAAGACTCGCAGCCGCGCTGTGCCGCAGGTCTGTCCCCAGCAGTGCCACCGAATCTCGCGTGGAGACCTGTTCTCAGGTAGAGATGTCGCAGATGGTCCAGAGTGTGGGTGATCCACCCGAGGCGGTCTGCAAAACAGTCTGA
- the LOC101061274 gene encoding P2Y purinoceptor 13-like isoform X3: protein MKPVAPVQKNITILINLLCGENCVKKLWREERAPQRRQPAQARETEGLEDWHRVGQTTVGQQEQEERAEGRKEGGKEGGLFTQRKPGNFTGIVTRHSHNSSRSVTVESRGAQKMNRTVSNASVKCVRDAGLAAVIFPCLYSVLFVVALILNSLAAWVFFKIPNSSTFVVFLKNVVADMLMTLTIPVRVISDAGMGSWQLRAFHCRYSAVLFYMTMYISILLMGAISLDRYLKIVRPFGKCALQQVRVGQILSGAIWVVMLSLALPNVLLSNQPMQAHNDKCTAMKSAAGMAWHEGFSYFCQVIFWGTLALMTVCYTLISKKVYESYKSSKSSSQAASRKTKAKVFIVLAVFSVCFAPYHFTRVPYTLSQTGSMVSDCWTQNALYVTKKTTLWLSAANVCLDPLIYVFLCGMFRKRLAAALCRRSVPSSATESRVETCSQVEMSQMVQSVGDPPEAVCKTV, encoded by the exons ATGAAGCCAGTGGCACCAGTTCAGAAGAACATCACAATTCTCATTAATCTGCTCTGTGGTGAGAACTGTGTGAAAAAGCTGTGGAGGGAGGAGCGTGCCCCTCAAAGGAGACAGCCAGCACAGgcaagagagacagagggactggAGGACTGGCACAGGGTAGGACAAACAACTGTTggacaacaggaacaggaagagagggcggaaggaaggaaggaaggagggaaggaaggaggtcTTTTCACCCAAAGGAAGCCTGGAAATTTCACTGGGATTGTGACCAGACATTCGCACAATAGTTCCAGA TCAGTCACAGTTGAAAGCAGAGGAG CCCAGAAGATGAACCGCACCGTTTCCAACGCCTCTGTCAAGTGTGTTCGGGACGCCGGCCTGGCGGCCGTGATTTTCCCTTGTCTGTACAGCGTCCTGTTCGTGGTGGCGCTGATCCTGAATTCCCTCGCTGCCTGGGTCTTCTTCAAGATTCCCAACAGCTCAACCTTTGTGGTCTTTCTAAAAAAT GTGGTGGCTGACATGTTGATGACTCTGACCATCCCTGTGAGGGTGATCAGTGACGCGGGCATGGGCTCGTGGCAACTCCGCGCCTTCCATTGCCGCTACTCAGCAGTCCTCTTCTACATGACCATGTACATCAGCATCCTCCTGATGGGCGCCATCAGCCTCGACCGCTACCTGAAAATAGTTCGGCCGTTCGGGAAGTGTGCCCTGCAGCAGGTTCGAGTGGGGCAGATCTTGAGCGGGGCCATCTGGGTGGTGATGCTGTCGCTGGCGCTTCCCAACGTCCTGCTGAGCAATCAGCCAATGCAGGCGCACAACGACAAGTGCACCGCCATGAAGAGCGCCGCCGGCATGGCCTGGCACGAAGGATTCAGCTACTTTTGTCAG GTGATTTTCTGGGGGACCTTGGCTTTGATGACAGTGTGCTACACTTTGATCAGCAAAAAGGTCTATGAGTCATACAAATCTTCAAAGAGCAGTTCTCAGGCTGCCAGTCGCAAGACCAAAGCCAAGGTGTTCATAGTGCTGGCAGTTTTTTCTGTCTGCTTTGCCCCTTATCACTTCACCCGGGTACCTTACACCCTGTCGCAAACCGGCAGCATGGTGAGCGACTGCTGGACTCAGAATGCTCTCTATGTCACCAAGAAGACCACACtatggctgtcagcagctaatGTGTGTCTGGATCCTCTTATCTATGTCTTCCTGTGCGGGATGTTCAGAAAAAGACTCGCAGCCGCGCTGTGCCGCAGGTCTGTCCCCAGCAGTGCCACCGAATCTCGCGTGGAGACCTGTTCTCAGGTAGAGATGTCGCAGATGGTCCAGAGTGTGGGTGATCCACCCGAGGCGGTCTGCAAAACAGTCTGA